One region of Pyramidobacter sp. YE332 genomic DNA includes:
- a CDS encoding aquaporin — MKKYLAEFVGTFVLVLFGCGTAVVLGCNGAQVNAAYLGTALAFGLAIVAMAYSIGNVSGCHVNPAVSLGVLLTGGMSFGDFVGYVIAQFAGATAGAALLGYLCGWDSGFGANALYGGDVVKSFAVEAVLTATFVLTILGVTSKSGHNKFAGLAIGLTLTLIHIFGIHFTGTSVNPARSFGPAFFAKGAAMADLWVFIAAPLAGAVVAAIVWKAIEPETK; from the coding sequence ATGAAGAAGTATCTCGCTGAATTTGTCGGCACCTTCGTGCTCGTGCTCTTCGGCTGCGGCACGGCCGTCGTGCTCGGCTGCAACGGCGCGCAGGTCAACGCCGCCTATCTGGGCACAGCGCTGGCGTTCGGCCTGGCGATCGTCGCCATGGCCTACTCCATCGGCAACGTTTCCGGCTGCCACGTCAATCCCGCCGTCTCGCTGGGCGTGCTGCTGACCGGCGGCATGAGCTTCGGCGACTTTGTCGGCTACGTGATCGCCCAGTTCGCCGGCGCCACGGCCGGCGCGGCCCTGCTCGGCTACCTCTGCGGCTGGGACAGCGGCTTCGGCGCCAACGCGCTGTACGGCGGCGACGTGGTGAAGAGTTTCGCCGTCGAGGCCGTGCTCACCGCCACGTTCGTGCTGACGATCCTCGGCGTCACCTCCAAGTCCGGCCACAACAAGTTCGCCGGCCTCGCCATCGGTCTGACGCTGACGCTGATCCACATCTTCGGCATCCACTTCACGGGCACCAGCGTCAACCCCGCCCGCAGCTTCGGCCCCGCCTTCTTCGCCAAGGGAGCCGCCATGGCCGACCTCTGGGTCTTCATCGCCGCGCCTCTGGCCGGCGCGGTCGTCGCCGCGATCGTGTGGAAGGCGATCGAGCCCGAGACCAAATAG
- a CDS encoding transporter substrate-binding domain-containing protein: protein MTKWHIGAIGLAASLAFAAAAEAAPGAMTKETLTVGTESTFPPFEFRAPDGSLQGYDIDLIESIGTKLGKKIEWVDMSFDGLLPAVMTHKIDLIAACMSATPARQKKIAFTGVTNHSDSAFFVLPGHEKAAAADFAGLTIATQLGTIQDAYAHTIPNAVVKNYQKSDDCLREVLFGRADAALLDGPVGYKYCQAKDFAGKIAICAVTNVATESKGSAFGAAKDDPELLAAVDKALEEMKQSGEFQALRDKWGLDDWKKNVK, encoded by the coding sequence ATGACAAAATGGCATATCGGCGCGATCGGACTGGCGGCTTCTTTGGCTTTTGCCGCGGCGGCCGAGGCGGCGCCCGGCGCGATGACGAAGGAGACTCTGACGGTGGGCACGGAGAGCACGTTTCCGCCGTTCGAGTTCCGCGCGCCCGACGGTTCGTTGCAGGGCTACGACATCGACCTGATCGAAAGCATCGGCACGAAGCTGGGCAAAAAGATCGAGTGGGTGGACATGTCTTTCGACGGCTTGCTGCCCGCGGTGATGACGCACAAGATCGACCTGATCGCCGCCTGCATGTCGGCCACGCCCGCCCGCCAGAAGAAGATCGCCTTCACCGGCGTGACCAACCATTCCGACTCGGCGTTTTTCGTCCTGCCCGGGCACGAAAAGGCCGCGGCGGCGGACTTTGCCGGCCTGACCATCGCCACGCAGCTGGGCACGATCCAGGACGCTTACGCGCACACGATCCCGAACGCCGTCGTCAAGAACTACCAAAAGAGCGACGACTGCTTGCGCGAGGTGCTTTTCGGCCGCGCCGACGCCGCGCTGCTGGACGGCCCCGTGGGCTACAAGTACTGTCAGGCCAAGGATTTCGCCGGCAAGATCGCCATCTGCGCGGTGACCAATGTGGCCACGGAATCGAAAGGATCGGCCTTCGGCGCCGCCAAGGACGATCCGGAACTGCTGGCCGCCGTGGACAAGGCGCTGGAAGAGATGAAGCAAAGCGGCGAGTTCCAGGCCCTGCGCGACAAGTGGGGACTCGACGACTGGAAGAAGAACGTCAAGTAA
- a CDS encoding nitroreductase family protein — protein sequence MTLSELYVGCRTYRRFEQRPLPDGLLRAMLENARIASAGANAQTLRFIAVQSSALVAQMQPLVRWAAYLPKEIGTPAEGERPVAFVVIVKKAGSGAFADVDVGIAANTIATTAWEAGVGSCLMASVNRAEIAALLGVPAEDTVFLVVALGYPAHKSTLVPVGADGSVKYFVDENRDYFVPKRAFDDVAKIV from the coding sequence ATGACACTTTCCGAACTTTATGTGGGCTGCCGCACGTACCGTCGCTTCGAACAGAGGCCGCTGCCGGACGGGCTGCTTCGTGCCATGCTGGAAAACGCCCGCATCGCCAGTGCGGGCGCCAACGCCCAGACGCTGCGCTTCATTGCGGTGCAGAGCTCCGCGCTGGTGGCTCAAATGCAGCCGCTCGTCAGATGGGCCGCCTATCTGCCCAAAGAGATCGGCACGCCGGCCGAGGGCGAACGTCCCGTAGCCTTTGTCGTCATCGTCAAAAAAGCCGGTTCGGGCGCGTTCGCCGACGTGGACGTGGGCATCGCCGCCAACACGATCGCCACGACGGCATGGGAGGCGGGCGTCGGCAGCTGCCTGATGGCCTCCGTCAACCGCGCCGAAATCGCCGCGCTGCTCGGCGTGCCCGCGGAAGACACTGTGTTTCTCGTCGTCGCGCTGGGCTATCCGGCGCACAAAAGCACGCTTGTTCCCGTCGGCGCCGACGGCAGCGTCAAATACTTCGTGGACGAAAACCGCGACTACTTCGTGCCCAAGCGCGCCTTTGACGACGTGGCGAAGATCGTTTAA
- a CDS encoding amidophosphoribosyltransferase: MGGFFAAALREDCVFDLFFGTDYHSHLGTRRAGLAVYGKKGFDRAIHNIENSPFRTKFEKEANAMQGTMGIGCISDYDPQPLVVRSHHGTYAITTVGRVNNKDRLLDVIMKNTGIHFFEMTSGDINSTELVAALINQKDSLVEGIRSAQEMIDGSMTLLVLTTDGVYCARDRFGRTPLTIGLKDEGFCASFEPFAYLNLGYRDYKELGPGEIDLMTPEGVTTLVPPEEKMRICTFLWVYYGYPSSHYEGVSVEQMRYNCGRMLARRDGMSRERIDTVAGVPDSGIAHAIGYANESGVPFSRPLIKYTPTWPRSFMPTIQSKRDMIAKMKLIPVHELIEKQRMLLIDDSIVRGTQLRKTTEFLFRTGAREVHARPACPPIMFGCKYINFSRSNSDMELIARRIVSKLEGHEPERAVLDEYCDPESERYAAMLEGIRRQMGFSSLKFNRLDDMLAAVGVEPCKLCTYCWNGRE; encoded by the coding sequence ATGGGCGGTTTTTTTGCGGCGGCGCTGAGGGAAGACTGCGTTTTCGATCTGTTTTTCGGCACGGACTACCATTCCCATCTGGGAACGCGGCGCGCCGGTCTGGCGGTTTACGGCAAAAAAGGGTTCGACCGCGCCATCCATAACATCGAAAACTCTCCCTTCCGCACCAAGTTCGAGAAAGAAGCCAACGCCATGCAGGGCACCATGGGCATCGGCTGCATCTCCGACTACGATCCCCAGCCGCTGGTGGTGCGTTCGCATCACGGCACCTACGCGATCACGACCGTCGGCAGGGTCAACAACAAAGACCGTCTGCTCGACGTGATCATGAAGAACACCGGCATCCATTTCTTCGAGATGACCTCCGGCGACATCAACTCCACCGAGCTCGTCGCCGCCCTCATCAACCAGAAGGACAGCCTCGTCGAGGGCATCCGTTCCGCGCAGGAGATGATCGACGGCTCCATGACCCTGCTCGTGCTGACCACCGACGGCGTTTACTGCGCCCGCGACCGCTTCGGCCGCACGCCGCTGACCATCGGCCTGAAGGACGAGGGCTTCTGCGCTTCCTTCGAGCCCTTTGCCTACCTCAATCTCGGCTATCGCGACTACAAGGAGCTCGGCCCCGGCGAGATCGACCTGATGACTCCCGAGGGCGTGACCACCCTCGTGCCGCCGGAAGAAAAAATGCGTATCTGCACCTTCCTGTGGGTCTACTACGGCTATCCGTCCTCGCACTACGAGGGCGTCTCCGTCGAGCAGATGCGCTACAACTGCGGCCGCATGCTGGCCCGGCGCGACGGCATGAGCCGCGAACGGATCGACACGGTGGCCGGCGTGCCCGACTCCGGCATCGCCCACGCCATCGGTTACGCCAACGAATCCGGCGTGCCCTTCTCGCGCCCGCTGATCAAGTACACGCCGACCTGGCCGCGCAGCTTCATGCCCACCATCCAGTCCAAGCGCGACATGATCGCCAAGATGAAGCTGATCCCCGTTCACGAACTGATCGAAAAGCAGCGCATGCTCCTCATCGACGATTCCATCGTGCGCGGCACGCAGCTGCGCAAGACTACCGAGTTCCTGTTCCGCACCGGCGCGCGAGAAGTCCACGCCCGCCCCGCCTGCCCGCCGATCATGTTCGGCTGCAAGTACATCAACTTCTCGCGCTCCAACTCCGACATGGAGCTGATCGCCCGCCGCATCGTCAGCAAACTCGAAGGGCACGAACCCGAGCGCGCTGTCCTCGACGAATACTGCGACCCCGAGTCGGAGCGCTACGCCGCCATGCTGGAAGGCATCCGCCGCCAGATGGGATTTTCCTCGCTCAAGTTCAACCGCCTCGACGACATGCTCGCCGCCGTCGGCGTCGAACCCTGCAAACTCTGCACGTACTGCTGGAACGGCAGGGAATAG
- a CDS encoding ATP-binding protein — translation MEFKREQYLKTLIDCMHNGLIKVITGMRRSGKSYLLFNLFTRYLRQSGVPGSHIVPIELDVWENRQYRNPGAILDYIESRIEDSANYYILLDEVQMLDGFEEALNSLLHVKNVDIYVTGSNSKFLSKDVITEFRGRGYEIHVYPLTFKEFMESYEGDIYRGWADYVVYGGLPLVASMKTEAQKVKYLTDLFVETYLKDIIERNRIEKTQELEDVVNILASSVGSLTNPSKILATFRSELHSQISLNTVRRYVEYLEDAFVISAAQRYDVKGRKYVGSPLKYYFEDVGLRNARLDFRQTEENHIMENVIYNELRSRGFAVDVGMVRKRERDAGGKQLARQLEIDFVANLGSRRYYVQSAFSLAGVEKTAQEKAPLNCLGDSFKKIIVVKDVVNVTRDANGITTMNVFDFLTKENSLEL, via the coding sequence ATGGAATTTAAACGAGAACAGTACCTAAAAACGTTGATCGATTGCATGCACAACGGGTTGATCAAGGTGATCACGGGGATGCGGCGGAGCGGCAAGTCGTACCTGCTGTTCAATCTTTTCACGCGGTATCTGCGGCAGTCGGGCGTGCCGGGATCACATATCGTCCCGATCGAGCTGGATGTCTGGGAAAACAGGCAATATCGGAATCCCGGCGCGATCCTGGATTATATCGAGTCGCGGATCGAGGACAGCGCGAATTATTATATCCTTCTCGACGAGGTGCAGATGCTCGACGGGTTCGAAGAGGCGCTCAATTCGCTGCTTCATGTCAAAAACGTCGACATTTACGTGACGGGGAGCAATTCAAAATTTTTGTCGAAGGACGTAATTACGGAATTCAGGGGCAGAGGGTACGAAATTCACGTTTATCCGCTGACGTTCAAAGAGTTTATGGAATCATACGAGGGCGATATTTACCGGGGCTGGGCGGACTACGTCGTTTACGGCGGGCTGCCTCTGGTCGCTTCGATGAAGACGGAAGCACAGAAGGTTAAGTATCTGACAGACCTTTTTGTGGAAACGTATTTGAAAGACATCATCGAGCGCAACCGCATCGAAAAAACGCAGGAGTTGGAAGACGTCGTCAATATTCTGGCGTCCTCGGTCGGCTCTCTGACCAATCCGAGCAAAATCCTGGCGACGTTTCGAAGCGAGCTGCATTCGCAGATCAGTCTGAACACGGTCCGGCGGTACGTCGAATATTTGGAAGACGCGTTTGTGATCAGCGCGGCGCAGCGCTACGACGTGAAGGGACGGAAATACGTCGGCTCGCCGCTAAAGTATTATTTCGAGGACGTAGGGCTGCGCAACGCCCGGCTGGACTTCCGGCAGACGGAAGAAAACCACATTATGGAAAACGTAATCTATAACGAACTGAGAAGCCGGGGCTTCGCCGTCGACGTGGGAATGGTTCGGAAGAGGGAGCGCGACGCCGGAGGGAAGCAGCTGGCCCGCCAGCTGGAAATCGATTTCGTCGCCAATTTGGGGAGTCGGCGTTATTACGTTCAGTCGGCGTTCAGTCTGGCCGGCGTCGAAAAAACCGCGCAAGAAAAAGCGCCGCTGAACTGTCTCGGCGATTCTTTCAAAAAGATCATCGTCGTCAAGGACGTCGTCAACGTGACGAGAGACGCAAACGGCATCACGACGATGAACGTTTTCGATTTTCTGACGAAGGAAAACAGCCTCGAACTGTAA
- a CDS encoding radical SAM protein: MDFSTTIKKLGIEQALKYVFREPEKNLRKLIDWADRFDRGEFAPQRQAVREAITNPRDPYYPLVRRLLTDVDADVLKTLAVNFFVNANLSGWPVQERCRRKYGCNVPWAILMDPTSACNLHCTGCWAAEYGNRLNLSLDEIDGIIRQGKELGVYMYIYTGGEPLMRKDDLVRLCERHPDCVFLCFTNATLIDEAFADEMRRVKNFVPAISLEGGEEATDGRRGRGVYQKAMRAVDLLRRKKLFYGISTCYTRANYESVTSEAFYDRLIDMGAFFVWYFHYMPVGNDAVPELLPTAAQRRGIYERIRRYRRAKPLFSIDFQNDAEYVGGCIAGGRRYLHINANGDIDPCVFVHYSDSNIREKTLLEALQSPLLMAYHKGQPFNENMLLPCPMLENPQKLRAMVSATGARSTDLQSPESAEHLCAKCDEYARLWAPVADDLWQRRRAEEKEKVAISVESGS; encoded by the coding sequence ATGGATTTTTCGACGACGATCAAGAAGTTGGGCATCGAACAGGCTCTCAAGTACGTGTTCAGGGAACCCGAGAAGAATCTCAGAAAGCTGATCGACTGGGCCGACCGGTTCGACCGCGGAGAGTTCGCGCCGCAGCGTCAGGCGGTCAGGGAGGCGATCACCAACCCGCGGGATCCTTATTATCCGCTCGTCCGCCGGCTCCTGACGGACGTGGATGCCGACGTCCTGAAGACGCTGGCGGTGAATTTCTTCGTCAACGCCAACCTGAGCGGATGGCCCGTTCAGGAACGGTGCCGCCGGAAGTACGGCTGCAATGTTCCCTGGGCGATCCTGATGGATCCGACGTCGGCCTGCAACCTCCACTGTACGGGCTGTTGGGCGGCGGAATACGGCAACAGGCTGAACCTGAGTCTCGACGAGATCGACGGCATCATCCGGCAGGGCAAGGAACTGGGAGTTTACATGTATATCTACACGGGCGGCGAACCGCTGATGCGCAAAGACGATCTTGTCCGCCTCTGCGAGCGGCACCCGGACTGCGTGTTCCTCTGCTTCACCAACGCCACGCTGATCGACGAGGCTTTCGCCGACGAGATGCGGCGCGTGAAGAATTTCGTCCCCGCCATCTCCCTGGAAGGCGGCGAGGAAGCGACCGACGGCCGGCGCGGCCGCGGCGTCTACCAAAAGGCGATGCGGGCGGTCGATCTTCTGCGCCGCAAGAAGCTGTTCTACGGGATCTCCACCTGTTACACGCGCGCCAACTACGAATCGGTCACCTCGGAAGCGTTTTACGACCGCCTGATCGACATGGGCGCCTTCTTCGTCTGGTATTTCCATTACATGCCGGTCGGCAACGACGCCGTGCCGGAGCTGCTGCCAACGGCCGCGCAGCGCCGGGGGATCTACGAGCGCATCCGCCGCTACCGCCGCGCCAAGCCGCTGTTCTCGATCGACTTCCAGAACGACGCCGAGTACGTGGGCGGCTGCATCGCCGGCGGACGCCGCTACCTGCACATCAACGCCAACGGCGACATCGACCCGTGCGTGTTCGTTCATTATTCCGACTCCAACATCCGCGAGAAGACGCTGCTGGAAGCGCTGCAGTCGCCGCTGCTGATGGCCTACCACAAGGGGCAGCCGTTCAACGAGAACATGCTGCTGCCCTGCCCGATGCTGGAAAATCCGCAGAAACTCCGCGCCATGGTCTCGGCGACGGGAGCGCGCTCCACGGATCTGCAGTCGCCCGAGTCGGCGGAACACCTGTGCGCCAAGTGCGACGAATACGCCCGTCTTTGGGCGCCCGTGGCGGACGATTTATGGCAGCGCCGCCGCGCGGAAGAGAAAGAAAAGGTCGCCATCAGCGTCGAGAGCGGTTCGTAA